A region of the Oncorhynchus clarkii lewisi isolate Uvic-CL-2024 chromosome 4, UVic_Ocla_1.0, whole genome shotgun sequence genome:
GAAGATTGGGTCAAATTTAAGATTGGTTCAAACTATTCCGTACAAACTGTGGAGAAGACTTGGAGTGCACTGCAGAACTTCAAGGAGGGAAATGCTGTATTCTCTTTCCCCAACACTCCGGTGAAGTGTGCAGGAGCACCACAGAAGATCATGTACCTGACCGATGCTTATCTCAGGAAGGTATTTCGATATAAAACGCATCAGATAAACTGTTGTAAAAAGGTATTCTGAATCTACATTTTTGTATCTGGGTTGACTTCTGTTCATTAGTGcacatgtaacggatgtgaaacagctagtttagttagcggtgcgcgctaaatagcgtttcaatcggtgacgtcacttgctctgagaccttaaaGTAGTAGTTCCCCTGGCTCttcaagggccgcggcttttgtggagcgatcggtaacgatgcttcgtgggtgtcagttgttgatgtgtgcagagggtccctggttcgcgcccgggtatgggcgaggggacggtctaaagttatactgttacacacaccgtagcaaaacgttttgaaaTTGTGTATTTCTTACTGGTACCTAATGAACATAACCCAGCTCTCATCTGTGTCATACCCTTCCTCAATATTATAACAGGTTTATTCTGATCTGATCCCTCTCGAAGACAGGAAAAAGGGCTAAGGCCAACGTCGTGTACAACACATCACTGCCAGTGCTGTTTGGGGTCAAGAAATATGCAGATGCATTGTGGGAGATTGTGAAGAGTCGCGACATCCAGGTGAATCTCAGACAAAATCTCATCGAGGTCCGGGCCGACAAGCAGGAAGCTGTGTTTGAAAACCTCGACAATCCTGGAGAAACCAAAGTGTTTGAGGTAATTTGCTAATCGAAAACACAGAATGTAGCCGAGGGGTTTGTTCACAGATTTCTAACATATATTATTTAAGTTGACATAGAAAACTGATGCTAAGTAACGTAGTATGCAGATGTAGTCATAGTTATTGTAGCATTCATAGTTATTGTAGCATTCACTATCTCAGTGGTCTTGTGGTTGGTGTTTCTCCCCTAAGATAAGAAGATTGGGAGTTCGATCCCTTGTTGAAtcataccaaagactgtaaaaaaTGGTACCTGATGTCCCTCTGTTTGGCACTCAAcattaaggagatagattgggggtaaggccctgtgatagactagcgtcctgtccagggggtatactggtacatcaagctgactcgcactacagaaacaggagatagactagcaTCATGTCCAGGGGGTgaactggtacatcaagctgcctcactacatAATTCAGAGATAGGGCAGGAGCCTATGGGTCATTCTGGCTCAGATAAGGCTTACTTGTCTGAAGCTTAACTTACTAACTATCAGATCATTTGCTGGGCAACAACAAGACAGTAATAGTTTGATTTGTTTGTGCTAATTTTCAGTCAGGGAATCaagcttttctttcttttttagtATGAGATGCTTCACGTCACTCCTCCGATGGGACCCAACCCGGTGGTTAAAGGATCCTCATTGGCTGatgaggctggctggctggacgTCAACAAAGAGACCCTTCAACATAACAAGTATCCCAACGTGTTCGGGATCGGAGACTGCACCAACCTGCCGACATCCAAAACAGCTGCTGCCGTGGGTAAAGTCATTTTTTGTTTTTTCTGTTTTGccacttgtaaaaaaaaaattagaaTACCACAACTAAACACCAGGGGAAACAGCTCGTGCAAAACTTTTGTTGTGGTATTTACCTGTGAGGTTGAAAACCTGTACCTACATGTCCTACGTTTGTTGTTGAGCATCAGTAAGAATATGCTGTGTTTTATTTCCAGCTGCCCAGTCTAGTATTCTGGACAGAACCATTTCAAAAGTGTTGAAGAATGAAAAGCCGGATAGTAAGGTACGTTACCTTACATAACACTAATTACACTTAACCTACTATTAGTATTTTTAGAATCTTCAAGATAACACAGGATATGTCCCAAAAGAcacactatatagtgcactacttatgaccaggactctggtcaaaagtagtgcactatggttTGAATAGGGTGGTTTGAGCccagaatgctgattggttgacagttGTGGTATATCTGACCGCaaaccacgggtatgacaaaacatttatttttactgctctaattacgttggtaactagtttataatagcaataagccacctcggggggggggggggggggggttgtggtatatggccaatataccagggctaagggctgtatccaggcactccgcctaagaacatcccttagccgtggtatattggccatataccacaccccctcgtgccttattgcttaaatatagctCTAAGATACTTGTGTTTACAGTATGATGGCTACACATCCTGCCCTTTGGTGACGAACTACAACACCGTCATCCTGGCTGAGTTTGACTATAGTGGGCAGCCATTGGAGACATTCCCTATTGACCAAAGCAAGGAGAGACGGACCATGTACCACATGAAAGCTGACGTGATGCCTCATCTGTACTGGCATGGACTTCTCAAGTAAGTAGCTGTCAAAGAGAATTACTGGGTCGTATTCGTAAGGCACCAagtgtgggaggggagggggggggcaggggcAAACAGGGATGGATTTACTTAATTTTaccaataagaaatgctcatttttattttccatcgctaaatgttttctgttgtgtgcccTAATAAACCCAACCTTTTATGTAGACTAAACAGCGAATACATGTTTTTGCAGAGCTTTTTGTTGCTAATATTAGTCCAAACATACATCTGATATTTTTCCCATAGGGGGTTTTGGGGTGGACCAGGACCATACAGGAAAATCATGCACCTTGGGATGAAATAGAAGCGTATACAACCAATTCAGCTGTTTCACTGTTACAATGTAATCAACTGTTTCTCTGAGCTTTGATTCCCagatagggttgcaaaattcctgtGACTTTCCCAAAATTCtaaggatttctggaaaacctggtaaTTTTTTGGAAAGTTCCTAGAAGGTTACAACACTATTCCCAGACCACTATTTCAATAACCATAAtttcataatacaatatatatatatatatatatatatatatatatatatatatatatatatatatatatatatatatatatatatatataaaaaaaatctagtACCTCTAGTAATACTGTCAGTGCTTAATTTGATCTAAAACCTCTAGTAATACTgtcagtgcttaatttgagccagatCACTTATTTTCCCGGATCTGGTACCTGTTGCGGCATGATTTATTAATTGTTTCACTGTTCGCACTATAAACATTCTAATAAAAGCTATCACAGTCCAATCAAATTGCCTACTTGTTATTTCTCCCGACCCCCGGAAAAAAACATCAGGTTAAAGCGCGAGGATCCTGTGTAATCATCCTATCCTCCCACACTGATTCCAGACCTGCTTTCTGATTTGTACTTAAAGGTTATGGGTAGGGTCGGTGGGGGGGTAAGTAACTGATCTTGACACAGGTCTTGGTCGTGGTGGTCAGCTGGGGAAGTGGTCTCTACTGTCCGTAGTCATGTAGCCTAGGCTAGTCATCTCCCTACTGAATTTGAAACGTGGGAAAGACACATTTTTAAAATGGATAACAAGAAGCAATGATGATGATTTTCAAGTAAAAAAAATCCAGAGAAAATCAATCCCGAAACGAGCCAGAGAACTGTTAGTGCCGGAAGAGAGGAGTGGGGATAAAACTGACCCTGATGGCGACGCCTTAGCTAGCAGTGCTGCTAACCCTGCCACCTCCACTACCAAGTAGGCCttcaaatctcatcacagacaactttagtaTTTCAGCTACtttcaactacttagcatgttagctaacccttcctctaaccttaaaacctaactcctaaacttaaccctaacccttcgcTTACGTTAGCCACCAAGctaaaattcgtaacatattgaatgttttgcaaattcgtatcatataatacgaattgtaaaTCGTAACGTACCATaagaaatgggtgatggacattcacaaattaatacataccatgcAAAATGTCACATATCATACTTAAAGGAACATctcagatttacgtacagaataatacaaaatgctctgagaccaggttgatcCACTGAAGGGAGGCTCAGTTCAAGAACAAGCAAAGGTATAACCCCTGGCTTGTCATGTGAAATTA
Encoded here:
- the LOC139406359 gene encoding sulfide:quinone oxidoreductase, mitochondrial-like, which produces MATVRVVHRHRALWRQCHRTAAIGICHLHTTTSSSSSHASSSKEHYKVLVLGGGSGGITMSARMKRKLGAENVAIVEPSEMHYYQPIWTLVGAGAKGVASSGRSTASVVPSGVKWVRSKVQEINPDTNTVRTGNGMEISYQYLIVALGLQLHYEKIKGLPEIEDWVKFKIGSNYSVQTVEKTWSALQNFKEGNAVFSFPNTPVKCAGAPQKIMYLTDAYLRKTGKRAKANVVYNTSLPVLFGVKKYADALWEIVKSRDIQVNLRQNLIEVRADKQEAVFENLDNPGETKVFEYEMLHVTPPMGPNPVVKGSSLADEAGWLDVNKETLQHNKYPNVFGIGDCTNLPTSKTAAAVAAQSSILDRTISKVLKNEKPDSKYDGYTSCPLVTNYNTVILAEFDYSGQPLETFPIDQSKERRTMYHMKADVMPHLYWHGLLKGFWGGPGPYRKIMHLGMK